From the Equus przewalskii isolate Varuska chromosome 19, EquPr2, whole genome shotgun sequence genome, one window contains:
- the MDC1 gene encoding mediator of DNA damage checkpoint protein 1 isoform X22 → MPDCSVALPFPSISKQHAVIEILAWGKAPILQDSGSLNGTQILRPPKVLSPGVSHRLRDQELILFADLLCQYHRLDAPLPFVSRGPLTVEETPKVQGGTHPRGLLLAEDSEEEVDPLSERHVVKEPRTSSSSLATVVPESDEEGPSPAPGGPGPPFAFNLDSDTDEEESQQPATGEAFSAAMTDATVETEPPKAITTEIQLEKDQCSVEERDTATKVKRDARNEVVPVGVILERTQPAEEDSDTDVDDESRPPGRPAEVHLESAQPSGFIDSDTDVEEEGIPTTPAVVPMKKRQVFHGDDAKSPGAPGLANLQESPAGSDTDVEEGEALLTVPLERSQASMVIDSNTDDEEEVSAALTLARLKESRTLTWHRDTDVEEDKAQPVVLLEQSQTSARRDSDTDVEEEGPPVEKRGTVPKDCTDKAHSEKSQPPLGDSDIEMEEDKSSPAVHLERSEASATVDVNTQVKEEVLPGPAVTPLEKHQVPVAWTNQTDVEADRGPAKQPMVCLEEAQPPPVGDCEITSLNASAVTDVRKSQFPTGGDAGTEWAVAVLEQERAPEAGAQGGSPVALVEQGLLPVSRENLTDLVVDTGTPGEPTQPRREGAQTPKEGKREPRMDGTKDSADARDDSEDLDLQATQCFVEKEGQSLEVQSTEDEPTQAFLLSPPQEPGPSRCSFQAEGALDELWEVLATQPYCPRESEASETQPVAAHLEAHGSCPSPPRATPGEQHPESPVHAEPLGIQGRGMHTVEKDMGTPGETADRVNPERGPLERATKKPPPEGERKDVMGEEELTWGLRDSQQKQVLARDTQRQESDKKVTSASPESGMESLKVEIETAREIQEKEREKQTLAREIFEREAEKLVPGRVCEVGGLEVKVSKVIQERGPEAGEPERGTQDQEGQASSPTPEPRVGAGGLQALASAVVASGSQSGGGRGVPVSPRRQERDHLNCKMPPAEKASRGDQESPEACLPPAVTEASAPLQNPLMSQSQKHPTPQPLPSLELPIPRARQNGSQGAPEIPPSELEPLHPKPKVRPRGSSRMLPSPMSSIAPESHPTTPTDQPVSPEPTSRATRSRTYRSSEMTPAPVVPTAPELQSSTSKDQPVTAKLTSRATRGRTHRSSVKSPEPVVPTAPELQPSTSKDQPVTPEPTSRGRTHRSSVKAPEQVVPTAPELQPSTSKDQSVIPTPTSRATRGRTHRSSVKTPEPVVPTAPEFQPPTPTDQPVTLELISRATRGRTHRASVKTPEPVVPTAPELQPPTSKDQSGILTPTSRATRGRTHRFSVKSPEPIVPIAPELQPSTPTDQSVASEPTSGTTQGRTHRSSVKTPELVVPTGPEFQPSTSINQLVTPKPTSQPRTHRSSVKTPEPIVPTTSELQPSTPTDQPVTPKPTSRATRGRKHRSVNTSEPIVPTAPELQPSTPTDKPVTRKPTSRATRGRTHRSSVKTPEPIVPTAPELQPSTPTDKPVTCKPTSRATRGRKHRSSVKTPKPIVPTASQLQPSTPTDQSVTPESTTQDIRGRKHRSSVKTPQPMEPTAPGHEPPSHTDQPVTPEAIAPASQSRTLRTSIISAVPVPTTPEFRSPVPTDQPIPPETIPQANCSRRPRATRKQGSPTAPIVHEPCSAPPEPNSRNQRRRAVRAAESLTTIPEPAFAQLPEAPTHAPHIEKVEAAGTSGFTPEPQRKASQSHKRPLATLDLPPLQKRLQRGKVSQKTAFLQEEEDDPTERPGKKEVVVMPGPGKRKRDQAEEEGILSRSLRRTKPNQESTAPKVLFTGVVDVRGERAVLALGGSLASSVAEASHLVTDRIRRTVKFLCALGRGIPILSLDWLHQSRKAGCFLPPDEYVVTDPEQEENFGFSLRDALSRARERRLLEGYEIHVTPGVQPPPLQMGEIISCCGGTVLPSMPRSYKPQRVVITCSQDFPRCAIPSRVGLPILSPEFLLTGVLKQEAKPEAFVLSALEMSST, encoded by the exons ATGCCTGATTGCTCTGTGGCCCTGCCCTTTCCATCCATCTCCAAACAACATGCAGTGATTGAAATCCTGGCCTGGGGCAAGGCACCTATCCTCCAGGATTCTGGGAGCCTCAATGGGACTCAAATCCTGAGGCCTCCTAAGGTCCTGAGCCCTGGGGTGAGTCATCGTCTGAGAGACCAGGAGTTAATTCTCTTTGCTGACTTGCTCTGCCAGTACCATCGCCTGGATGCCCCCCTGCCCTTTGTCTCTCGGGGCCCTCTAACTGTAGAGGAGACACCCAAGGTACAGGGAGGAACTCATCCCCGGGGGCTCCTGTTGGCTGAGGACTCAGAGGAGGAAGTAG ATCCTCTTTCTGAAAGGCATGTGGTGAAAGAACCAAGGACCTCATCTTCTTCTTTGGCAACAGTAGTTCCAGAGAG TGATGAAGAGGGGCCTTCCCCTGCCCCAGGTGGCCCTGGGCCACCTTTTGCCTTCAACTTGGACAGTGacacagatgaggaagaaagTCAGCAACCAGCAACAGGGGAGGCCTTCTCAGCTGCCATGACAGATGCCACTGTAGAGACAGAACCGCCTAAAGCCATCACAACTGAAATCCAGCTTGAAAAGGATCAGTGTTCAGTGGAGGAAAGGGACACTGCCACAAAAGTCAAGAGGGATGCAAGGAATGAAGTGGTTCCAGTTGGAGTGATTCTGGAGAGGACCCAACCTGCTGAGGAGGACAGTGACACAGATGTGGATGATGAGAGCAGGCCTCCAGGAAGGCCAGCCGAAGTCCATTTGGAAAGTGCCCAGCCTTCTGGCTTCATAGACAGTGATACTGATGTGGAAGAAGAGGGGATCCCCACGACCCCAGCTGTAGTTCCTATGAAGAAGAGGCAAGTCTTCCATGGAGATGATGCAAAGAGTCCTGGGGCACCTGGCTTGGCGAATCTGCAGGAGAGCCCAGCTGGTAGTGATACAGATGTGGAGGAGGGCGAGGCCCTACTAACGGTCCCTCTGGAGAGAAGCCAAGCCTCCATGGTGATCGATAGCAATACAGATGATGAGGAAGAAGTCTCAGCAGCACTCACTTTGGCACGTCTGAAAGAGAGCCGAACCCTTACCTGGCACAGAGATACAGATGTGGAAGAGGACAAGGCCCAACCTGTGGTCCTTCTGGAGCAAAGCCAAACCTCCGCCAGGAGAGACAGTGACACagatgtggaggaggaggggccccCAGTGGAAAAGAGAGGAACTGTCCCCAAGGATTGCACAGACAAAGCACATTCAGAAAAGAGCCAGCCTCCTCTTGGGGATAGTGATATAGAGATGGAGGAAGATAAGAGCTCACCTGCAGTCCACCTGGAGAGAAGTGAAGCCTCTGCCACAGTGGACGTCAACACACAAGTGAAGGAGGAAGTCCTACCAGGGCCAGCTGTTACACCTCTGGAGAAGCATCAGGTGCCTGTGGCATGGACAAATCAAACAGATGTGGAAGCAGACAGGGGCCCAGCAAAGCAGCCTATGGTGTGTCTAGAGGAAGCCCAGCCTCCTCCAGTTGGGGACTGTGAGATCACATCCTTAAATGCCTCAGCAGTGACAGATGTAAGAAAGAGCCAGTTTCCCACAGGAGGGGATGCTGGGACGGAATGGGCTGTGGCTGTTCTTGAGCAGGAGAGAGCTCCTGAGGCGGGGGCCCAGGGTGGGTCACCTGTGGCACTAGTGGAGCAGGGCCTTCTCCCTGTCTCAAGGGAAAACCTAACAGATCTGGTGGTGGACACAGGCACTCCAGGGGAACCCACCCAGCCACGGAGAGAGGGAGCCCAGACCcccaaagaagggaagagagaaccaCGTATGGATGGGACCAAGGACTCTGCAGATGCCCGTGATG ATTCTGAAGATCTAGACCTACAGGCTACCCAGTGCTTTGTGGAGAAAGAGGGTCAGAGCCTGGAAG TCCAGAGCACGGAGGATGAACCTACCCAGGCCTTCCTGTTAAGTCCACCCCAAGAGCCTGGCCCTTCCCGTTGCAGCTTCCAGGCCGAAG GTGCCCTGGATGAGCTGTGGGAGGTCTTGGCTACACAGCCATACTGTCCAAGAGAATCTGAGGCCTCTGAGACCCAGCCCGTTGCCGCCCACCTTGAGGCCCATGGATCTTGCCCCTCACCACCTAGGGCAACACCAGGAGAACAACATCCAGAGAGCCCAGTTCATGCAGAGCCACTGGGGATTCAAGGAAGAGGGATGCACACTGTGGAGAAAGACATGGGTACACCAGGAGAAACAGCAGACAGGGTGAACCCTGAGAGAGGACCATTGGAGAGGGCAACCAAGAAACCGCcaccagaaggagagagaaaagatgtgaTGGGAGAGGAAGAATTAACTTGGGGGCTACGGGACAGTCAACAAAAACAGGTGTTAGCTAGAGACACTCAGAGACAAGAGTCTGACAAAAAGGTGACAAGTGCAAGTCCCGAAAGTGGTATGGAGAGTTTGAAGGTAGAAATTGAGACAGCCAGGGAaatacaagagaaagagagagaaaagcagactcttgcaagagaaatatttgaaagagaagcagagaaattaGTACCAGGGAGAGTGTGTGAGGTAGGTGGGTTAGAGGTCAAGGTATCCAAAGTGATACAGGagagaggccctgaggcaggggagCCAGAGAGAGGGACCCAGGACCAGGAAGGGCAGGCCTCCAGTCCAACACCAGAGCCtcgggtgggggctgggggccttCAGGCACTCGCTTCAGCTGTGGTAGCTTCTGGGAGCCAATCAGGTGGAGGAAGGGGCGTCCCAGTGAgtcccaggaggcaggagagag ACCACTTGAATTGCAAGATGCCACCTGCTGAGAAGGCTTCTAGG GGTGATCAGGAATCCCCAGAGGCTTGTCTGCCTCCTGCAGTGACTGAAGCCTCAGCCCCGCTCCAAAACCCCCTCATGTCTCAGAGCCAAAAACATCCTACACCTCAGCCTCTGCCTTCCTTAGAGCTGCCCATTCCCAGGGCCAGGCAAAATGGGAGTCAGGGAGCCCCAGAGATTCCTCCCTCAGAGCTGGAGCCTCTGCATCCAAAACCCAAAGTCAGGCCCCGGGGGTCCTCCAGGATGTTACCCTCTCCAATGTCTTCTATAGCCCCTGAGTCCCACCCTACCACCCCCACAGACCAGCCTGTCAGCCCTGAGCCCACATCTCGGGCCACTCGGAGCAGAACATACAGGTCTTCTGAAATGACCCCTGCACCAGTTGTCCCCACAGCACCTGAGCTGCAATCTTCCACCTCTAAAGACCAGCCTGTCACCGCTAAGCTCACATCTCGGGCCACTCGGGGAAGGACACATAGGTCCTCTGTCAAGTCCCCTGAACCAGTTGTCCCCACAGCCCCTGAGCTCCAGCCTTCCACCTCTAAAGACCAGCCTGTCACTCCTGAGCCCACATCTCGGGGCAGGACACATAGATCTTCTGTCAAGGCCCCTGAGCAAGTTGTCCCTACAGCTCCTGAGCTGCAACCTTCCACCTCCAAAGACCAGTCTGTCATCCCCACACCCACATCCCGGGCCACTCGGGGCAGGACACATAGGTCCTCTGTCAAGACCCCTGAACCAGTTGTCCCCACAGCCCCTGAGTTCCAGCCTCCTACCCCCACAGACCAACCTGTCACCCTTGAGCTCATATCTCGGGCCACTCGGGGCAGAACACACAGAGCCTCTGTGAAGACTCCTGAACCAGTTGTCCCCACAGCTCCTGAGCTGCAGCCTCCCACCTCCAAAGACCAGTCTGGCATCTTAACACCCACATCTCGGGCCACTCGGGGCAGAACACATAGGTTCTCTGTCAAGTCCCCTGAACCAATTGTCCCCATAGCCCCTGAGCTTCAGCCTTCTACCCCCACAGACCAATCTGTCGCTAGTGAGCCCACATCTGGCACCACTCAGGGCAGGACACATAGGTCTTCTGTCAAGACCCCTGAACTAGTTGTACCCACAGGTCCTGAGTTCCAGCCTTCCACTTCCATAAACCAACTTGTCACCCCCAAACCCACATCTCAGCCAAGGACACATAGGTCTTCTGTCAAGACCCCCGAACCAATTGTTCCCACAACCTCAGAGCTCCAGCCTTCCACCCCCACAGACCAACCTGTCACCCCCAAACCCACATCCCGGGCCACTCGGGGCAGAAAACATAGGTCTGTCAACACCTCTGAACCGATTGTCCCCACAGCCCCTGAGCTCCAGCCTTCCACCCCCACAGACAAACCTGTCACCCGCAAGCCCACATCTCGGGCCACTCGGGGCAGAACACATAGGTCTTCTGTCAAGACACCCGAACCAATTGTCCCCACAGCCCCTGAGCTCCAGCCTTCTACCCCCACAGACAAACCTGTCACCTGCAAACCCACATCTCGGGCCACTCGGGGCAGAAAACATAGGTCTTCTGTCAAGACCCCCAAACCAATTGTCCCCACAGCCTCACAGCTCCAGCCTTCCACCCCGACAGACCAATCTGTTACCCCTGAGTCCACAACGCAGGACATTCGGGGCAGAAAACATAGGTCCTCTGTCAAGACTCCCCAACCAATGGAACCCACAGCCCCTGGCCATGAACCTCCCAGCCATACAGACCAGCCTGTCACCCCTGAAGCCATAGCTCCGGCTAGTCAGAGCAGGACACTAAGGACTTCTATAATAAGTGCTGTGCCAGTTCCTACCACCCCTGAATTCCGGTCTCCTGTCCCCACAGACCAGCCTATTCCCCCTGAGACCATCCCTCAAGCCAATTGCAGCAGGAGGCCAAGGGCCACTAGGAAGCAGGGGTCCCCCACAGCTCCCATTGTCCATGAACCCTGCTCTGCACCCCCTGAACCTAACTCGAGGAACCAAAGACGAAGAGCAGTGAGAGCAGCTGAGTCCCTTACAACCATTCCTGAGCCTGCCTTTGCCCAGCTTCCTGAGGCGCCCACTCATGCTCCCCACATCGAAAAGGTAGAGGCAGCAGGTACATCTGGGTTCACCCCAGAGCCCCAGCGTAAGGCCTCTCAAAGCCACAAGAGGCCTTTAGCTACCCTGGATTTACCCCCACTTCAAAAACGGCTCCAAAGAGGGAAAGTCTCCCAGAAGACAGCGTTcctccaggaagaggaagatgatcCCACAGAGAGACCAGGGAAGAAAGAG GTTGTAGTGATGCCAggaccaggcaagagaaagagagaccaagCAGAAGAAGAGGGAATACTGAGCCGCAGCCTCCGAAGAACCAAACCTAACCAAGAGTCCACAGCCCCcaaa GTGCTCTTCACAGGAGTGGTGGATGTTCGAGGAGAGCGGGCAGTACTGGCCCTGGGGGGAAGTCTGGCCAGCTCAGTGGCAGAGGCTTCCCACCTGGTGACTGATCGAATCCGCCGGACGGTCAAGTTCCTGTGTGCCCTGGGGCGGGGGATCCCCATCCTCTCCCTGGACTGGCTGCACCAG TCCCGCAAAGCTGGTTGCTTCTTGCCACCGGATGAATACGTGGTGACCGATCCTGAGCAGGAAGAGAACTTTGGCTTCAGCCTTCGGGATGCTCTGAGCCGAGCTCGGGAGCGAAGGCTGCTGGAG gGCTATGAGATTCATGTGACCCCTGGAGTCCAGCCACCTCCACTTCAGATGGGAGAGATCATCAGCTGCTGTGGAGGCACTGTCCTACCCAGCATGCCCCGGTCCTATAAG CCTCAGAGAGTTGTGATCACATGCTCCCAGGACTTCCCCCGATGCGCCATTCCATCTCGGGTCGGGCTGCCCATCCTCTCACCTGAGTTCCTGCTGACAGGAGTGCTGAAGCAGGAAGCCAAGCCAGAGGCCTTCGTCCTCTCCGCTTTGGAAATGTCATCCACCTGA